One segment of Primulina tabacum isolate GXHZ01 chromosome 14, ASM2559414v2, whole genome shotgun sequence DNA contains the following:
- the LOC142525134 gene encoding putative calcium-binding protein At1g02270, which translates to MGRKSKRIGRGRVSRIGSYAIASSITDPTCVSCTTFNILAPIYKRLDQDDPSYRESDVKDYWLNRNQKILDWLLYERSSIICLQEFWTGNEELVSVYDKRLGDAGYINFKLARTNNRGDGLLTAVHKDYFRIINHRELLFNDFGDRVAQLLHVELVAPIYPCRNNNVRQEILIVNTHLLFPHDSSLCLERLRQVYKILQYVESYQKENKLNPLPILLCGDWNGSKRGHVYKFLRSQGFVSSYDAAHQYTDADAHKWVSHRNHRGNICGVDFIWLLNPNGYRILLKTSWSEALFGMFKYQLRRASLTEDDAFAFLKADSHGDYITYSGFCEALRQLNLIGHCNGLSAEELKELWIRADIDGNGVLDYNEFKRRIWNSSYSTQRDDEFWDDVVNGTEQTTGFSIKNAVLFPTEVEKGTWPEDYSLSDHARLTVVFSPMRMPCSRLTS; encoded by the exons ATGGGGAGAAAGAGCAAGAGGATTGGCAGGGGGAGGGTATCAAGAATTGGGAGCTACGCAATAGCTTCATCGATTACGGACCCCACCTGTGTTTCTTGCACAACTTTTAATATTCTTGCCCCGATTTACAAAAGACTCGATCAAGAT GATCCAAGCTACAGGGAAAGTGATGTTAAAGATTATTGGTTGAACAGAaaccaaaagattttggattGGTTGTTGTATGAAAGATCTTCCATCATTTGTCTCCAG GAATTCTGGACTGGGAATGAAGAACTCGTCAGTGTTTATGATAAGAGGCTTGGGGATGCTGGTTACATCAATTTCAAGCTTGCACGAACAAATAATCGTGGAGATG GTCTTTTAACCGCTGTGCACAAGGATTACTTCAGGATCATCAACCACCGGGAGTTACTTTTCAATGATTTTGGTGATCGTGTAGCTCAGCTACTGCATGTCGAGTTGGTTGCCCCTATTTATCCATGTCGAAACAATAATGTCCGTCAAGAAATTCTGATTGTGAATACCCATTTATTATTTCCACACGATTCAAGTTTATGCTTAGAGAGATTGCGTCAG GTCTATAAGATATTGCAATATGTGGAATCGTATCAAAAGGAAAACAAACTCAATCCCTTGCCTATTCTACTATGTGG CGACTGGAATGGAAGCAAGAGAGGCCACGTTTACAAGTTTCTTCGATCTCAGGGATTTGTTTCGTCATATGATGCTGCTCACCAGTATACGGATGCAGATGCGCATAAG TGGGTGAGCCACCGTAATCATCGTGGGAACATCTGCGGTGTAGATTTCATATGGCTTCTTAATCCTAATGGATATCGGATATTACTCAAAACAAGTTGGAGTGAAGCCTTGTTTGGAATGTTCAAG TATCAACTTAGACGAGCTTCACTGACAGAGGACGATGCATTTGCGTTTCTAAAAGCCGATAGCCATGGTGATTACATTACCTACTCGGGCTTCTGTGAAGCATTACGGCAG CTTAATTTGATTGGCCATTGTAATGGATTAAGTGCCGAAGAGTTAAAAGAATTGTGGATTCGGGCAGATATTGATGGAAATGGCGTTCTCGACTATAATGAATTTAAG CGCCGAATTTGGAACTCCTCGTATTCGACGCAAAGAGACGATGAGTTCTGGGATGATGTTGTCAATGGCACTGAGCAGACTACCGGCTTCAGTATCAAGAATGCAGTTCTCTTCCCCACAGAAGTAGAGAAAGGCACGTGGCCTGAAGATTACTCTCTTTCGGATCATGCTAGACTCACTGTTGTATTCTCACCTATGAGAATGCCATGCTCTCGACTGACATCATGA
- the LOC142525252 gene encoding uncharacterized protein LOC142525252 — MYAETGLMFPSMQFDEFVCSHRPNASWGMPCSLIQTPTISDYYLGGAGDLFKAPEPVIEVPSMSLDPMNVGIPMISALDDSISPQPFVVSDSESSVKNGQLLDKVFYECERDLLAKEAIEAPLSEVPSIFNIPVIESEAKVTANEELIAGNLLQENDISSCLRSMESVHEAPPRLNFLNSPVIDFDAACGIRRTFSEGDVMTIGNDNITFLHSTLGFLKTRVSEVRKEQLSRYWNKKAKRNFGRKIKYACRKALADGQPRIRGRFAKPEEIVSLKKH, encoded by the exons ATGTATGCTGAAACTGGCCTAATGTTTCCATCAATGCAGTTTGATGAGTTCGTGTGCTCTCACAGACCAAATGCTTCATGG GGAATGCCGTGTAGCCTCATCCAAACACCCACTATATCAGATTACTACCTTGGGGGAGCAGGAGATCTCTTCAAAGCTCCTGAACCAGTAATTGAAGTACCATCGATGAGCCTTGATCCAATGAATGTGGGCATTCCAATGATTTCTGCTCTGGATGATTCCATTTCCCCTCAACCTTTTGTGGTTTCTGATTCCGAATCATCAGTCAAGAATGGGCAACTGCTCGACAAAGTTTTCTATGAATGTGAAAGGGATCTTTTGGCAAAAGAAGCAATTGAAGCACCCTTGTCTGAAGTCCCCAGTATCTTTAATATTCCTGTCATTGAGAGCGAAGCAAAGGTGACTGCTAATGAAGAGTTGATTGCTGGGAACCTGTTACAGGAGAATGATATTTCGAGTTGCCTAAGGTCGATGGAGTCCGTTCATGAGGCTCCACCGAGGCTGAATTTTCTTAATTCTCCAGTAATTGACTTTGATGCTGCTTGTGGGATCCGGAGAACTTTTAGTGAAGGAGATGTCATG ACGATTGGCAATGATAACATAACCTTTCTGCACTCCACACTGGGGTTTCTGAAAACTCGTGTTTCTGAAGTTCGCAAGGAACAGCTGTCCAGGTACTGGAATAAGAAGGCCAAGAGAAATTTTGGCCGAAAGATCAAG TATGCCTGCAGGAAAGCACTGGCTGACGGCCAACCCAGAATTCGTGGAAGGTTTGCTAAACCTGAAGAGATCGtgagtttaaagaagcactga